Proteins encoded by one window of uncultured Draconibacterium sp.:
- a CDS encoding carbohydrate kinase, translating to MNIKSNEILCIGEVLWDRLPTGAKPGGAPMNVALHLSAIGLNVTVASSIGNDNAGAELKHFLENSGVATNYIQTDEKLQTSEVLVHLDENNNASYEICEPVAWDNIRLTNTLEEKAKRAGLMIYGSLASRNQETRNTLLTLLENDAVKLIDVNFRKPYDKQDVVELLLEKTDIVKLNDDELLVFARWHNKITDNEKELVKWFASKYNVQMVCVTKGEKGALLYNEGEFYEHPGFKVNAVDTVGAGDAFLAGIVAALLQKKQPEDALAFACATGAFVASKAGATPKYDMNEIKRIMEQ from the coding sequence ATGAATATAAAAAGTAACGAGATATTATGTATTGGTGAAGTGCTTTGGGATCGTTTACCAACCGGTGCCAAACCGGGGGGAGCACCAATGAACGTAGCATTACATTTAAGTGCAATTGGACTGAACGTAACTGTTGCAAGTAGTATTGGAAATGATAATGCAGGAGCAGAATTAAAACATTTTCTCGAGAATTCGGGGGTTGCAACAAACTATATACAAACTGATGAAAAACTACAGACCAGCGAAGTTTTGGTGCATTTGGATGAAAATAACAATGCCAGTTACGAAATTTGCGAACCTGTGGCATGGGATAATATTCGTTTAACCAATACTTTGGAAGAAAAAGCGAAACGAGCAGGTTTGATGATTTACGGATCATTAGCTTCGCGAAATCAGGAGACCAGAAATACATTATTGACTCTGTTGGAAAACGATGCTGTTAAATTGATCGATGTTAATTTCAGAAAACCATACGATAAGCAGGACGTAGTTGAACTGCTTCTCGAAAAAACCGATATAGTAAAATTAAACGACGATGAATTGCTGGTATTTGCCCGCTGGCACAACAAAATAACAGACAATGAAAAGGAACTTGTAAAATGGTTTGCATCAAAATATAACGTACAAATGGTTTGTGTAACAAAAGGAGAGAAAGGAGCACTGCTATACAACGAAGGTGAATTTTATGAGCATCCGGGATTTAAAGTGAATGCTGTTGATACAGTTGGTGCAGGCGATGCATTCTTGGCAGGAATTGTGGCAGCCCTACTGCAGAAGAAACAACCTGAGGATGCGCTGGCTTTTGCGTGTGCAACTGGTGCATTTGTGGCATCGAAAGCCGGAGCAACACCTAAATACGATATGAACGAGATAAAACGGATAATGGAGCAATAG
- a CDS encoding TetR/AcrR family transcriptional regulator: protein MPKETFIKLKAEKQQQIRNAFLREFAIKAYDDASISMVVKQLGIAKGSIYQYFNDKLDLFMYLVGESVAVKTRYTGSLKRENYADFWAYFSDLYEFGFQFDDENPLQSHFLHNLTQNLNSPSIKHLYNDLLSQVVIGFETMAKYEVQNGFFRSDIPIKTQGFFLYKLGVSIQEQLEVMGVINTKESIEKQQPVYFGKKDELMQVVADYIELARPAFTKN from the coding sequence ATGCCAAAAGAAACATTCATAAAACTAAAAGCAGAAAAGCAGCAGCAGATCAGAAATGCTTTTTTGAGAGAGTTCGCCATAAAGGCATACGATGACGCCTCTATTTCGATGGTGGTAAAACAGTTAGGAATTGCCAAAGGAAGTATTTACCAGTATTTCAACGATAAACTCGATTTGTTTATGTATTTGGTGGGTGAATCGGTGGCCGTAAAGACCAGGTATACTGGTTCGTTAAAAAGAGAGAACTACGCTGACTTTTGGGCTTATTTTTCTGATTTGTACGAGTTCGGATTTCAGTTTGATGATGAAAATCCTTTGCAAAGTCATTTTTTGCATAACCTTACACAAAACCTCAATTCGCCTTCCATTAAACATTTGTACAACGACTTGCTTTCGCAGGTGGTAATCGGATTTGAAACAATGGCTAAATATGAGGTGCAAAACGGATTCTTCCGCAGCGATATTCCGATAAAAACGCAGGGATTCTTTTTATACAAACTGGGTGTCAGTATTCAGGAGCAGTTGGAAGTGATGGGCGTAATCAATACAAAAGAAAGTATAGAAAAGCAGCAACCGGTCTATTTTGGTAAAAAGGACGAATTGATGCAAGTAGTTGCTGATTATATAGAACTGGCCAGGCCGGCTTTTACTAAAAACTAA
- a CDS encoding sugar porter family MFS transporter has product MKQQNVVVVAIIIALGGFLFGYDIAMMSGTTKQLESLYNLNSFWLGFTVAIAIMGTITGTIIIGGPAEKYGRKNSLLLLSGLFALSTLGSALALNWYMLLVFRLITGVLLGCISVVTPMFIAEFSPAKKRGRLVLLNQFFIVTALFLAFAVNYFLARLMESDSWRWMIGVEFIPAISFFLLLNLVPESPRWLVNKDRNDEALAVFKRIKAANPAAEVQMVKELVEQEEAVAHGKLFVKENRFPIMIAILIAAFNQLAGINALMIYAPRVFEMAGFGVDASLLQSISVGATNLLFTFVALFLIDRYGRRTLLMVGSIGMVFFLGMLSKSFFTGNFSDFGGYGVMIYLMGFIAFFAFSQGAVLWVVISEIFPNKVRSQGQALGSFTHWIFAAALIWGFPVLSEYVGGGIAFGFFAVMMVLHFFFAWKVLPETKGKSLEEIQLEMKKKVR; this is encoded by the coding sequence ATGAAACAACAAAATGTGGTCGTCGTTGCAATAATCATCGCTCTTGGTGGATTTTTATTTGGCTACGACATTGCCATGATGTCTGGCACAACGAAACAGCTTGAATCACTTTATAATCTGAATAGCTTTTGGCTTGGATTTACGGTTGCCATTGCCATAATGGGAACAATAACTGGTACAATTATCATTGGTGGTCCCGCCGAAAAATACGGACGTAAAAATTCCTTGCTCTTGTTGTCCGGTCTTTTTGCCTTGTCGACATTGGGTAGTGCTTTGGCGCTGAATTGGTATATGTTGCTGGTTTTCCGTTTAATAACAGGTGTTCTGTTGGGATGCATATCGGTTGTAACACCAATGTTTATTGCCGAATTTTCGCCTGCCAAAAAACGTGGCCGTCTGGTATTATTAAACCAGTTTTTTATAGTAACAGCATTGTTTTTGGCATTTGCCGTTAATTACTTTCTTGCACGTTTAATGGAAAGCGATTCCTGGCGCTGGATGATTGGTGTTGAGTTTATTCCGGCCATCAGTTTCTTTTTACTGTTAAACCTTGTTCCTGAAAGCCCCAGATGGTTGGTGAATAAGGACAGAAATGATGAGGCATTGGCTGTATTTAAGCGAATAAAAGCCGCTAATCCGGCAGCAGAAGTGCAAATGGTAAAAGAATTGGTAGAACAAGAGGAAGCTGTGGCACATGGGAAACTGTTTGTAAAAGAAAATCGTTTTCCCATTATGATCGCCATTTTAATAGCGGCCTTTAATCAGTTGGCAGGAATTAATGCGCTGATGATTTATGCACCTCGAGTATTTGAAATGGCAGGCTTTGGCGTTGATGCCTCACTTCTACAGTCAATATCGGTTGGGGCAACCAACCTGCTTTTTACTTTTGTAGCCTTATTCCTTATCGACCGGTATGGCCGACGAACACTTTTAATGGTTGGTTCCATCGGAATGGTATTCTTCCTGGGTATGTTGTCGAAGTCATTTTTTACCGGGAATTTCTCCGATTTTGGAGGTTACGGTGTAATGATTTACTTAATGGGATTTATCGCCTTTTTTGCTTTTTCGCAGGGGGCTGTTTTGTGGGTTGTAATTTCCGAAATTTTTCCGAACAAGGTACGATCGCAGGGACAGGCGCTGGGTAGTTTTACACATTGGATTTTTGCGGCAGCCCTTATCTGGGGATTTCCTGTATTAAGCGAATATGTAGGCGGAGGAATTGCTTTTGGATTTTTTGCCGTTATGATGGTATTACATTTCTTTTTTGCCTGGAAGGTGCTGCCGGAAACAAAAGGAAAATCGTTGGAAGAAATTCAGCTGGAAATGAAGAAGAAGGTTAGATAG
- a CDS encoding FGGY family carbohydrate kinase, which yields MTEVIAVFDIGKTNKKILLFDSNFKVVKQHEEKFPVITDDDGFECDDIDLITSWISKSLEEIVAGDEFDLKGVNFSTYGASLMFLDENGQRLTPVYNYLKEIPETIAAGLFEQYGGKNEFCRKTASPALGLLLNSGIQTLWLKQEKPEVYNKAKSVLHFPQYLSYTLSNEIVSEPTSIGCHTFMWDFDQMKYHQWISDNEIALPEPINNDVVFPADVAGKEVKVGIGIHDSSASLVPYLKASPAKFILVSTGTWCINMNPYNEEPLTASELEQDCLCFLTPNKEQVKSSRLFMGHFHEVWAEKLAKHFDVPGDAFKTVKNDEKLVADLSNKYSDTSVYFPNGKESFDEGLKVVDLSVFANYKEAYTKLMIDLTALCITSINLAVPENDETEILYVSGGFARNPIFIELLKKSFPAKKVLISEIDNSSALGAAMVIADTLSEADVANLDLGIQE from the coding sequence ATGACCGAAGTAATAGCTGTTTTCGATATAGGAAAAACCAACAAAAAAATATTGTTATTCGATAGTAACTTCAAAGTTGTGAAACAACACGAAGAGAAGTTTCCGGTAATTACCGACGATGACGGATTTGAGTGCGACGACATTGATCTGATAACGTCATGGATCAGTAAAAGCCTTGAAGAAATTGTTGCCGGCGACGAGTTTGATTTGAAAGGTGTGAATTTCTCAACTTACGGTGCATCGCTGATGTTTTTGGATGAAAACGGGCAACGTCTGACTCCGGTTTATAATTATTTAAAGGAAATTCCTGAAACGATTGCAGCGGGTCTTTTTGAGCAGTATGGTGGAAAAAACGAATTTTGCCGAAAAACTGCCAGCCCGGCTTTAGGCTTGTTGCTAAACTCGGGAATTCAAACATTGTGGTTAAAACAAGAAAAACCGGAAGTGTACAATAAGGCAAAATCAGTATTGCATTTCCCGCAATATTTGTCGTACACTTTATCAAACGAAATTGTATCGGAACCTACGTCAATTGGTTGTCATACCTTTATGTGGGATTTCGATCAAATGAAATATCATCAGTGGATTTCGGATAACGAAATTGCTTTGCCGGAGCCAATTAACAACGATGTTGTTTTTCCAGCTGATGTGGCAGGAAAAGAAGTAAAAGTGGGTATCGGAATCCACGATAGTTCGGCTTCCTTGGTGCCTTATTTAAAAGCCAGTCCGGCAAAATTTATTTTGGTTTCTACCGGAACATGGTGTATAAATATGAATCCATACAACGAAGAGCCGTTAACTGCCAGTGAGCTGGAACAGGACTGTTTGTGTTTCCTCACGCCAAATAAAGAGCAGGTAAAATCTTCGCGTTTGTTCATGGGACATTTCCACGAAGTTTGGGCTGAAAAGCTGGCTAAACATTTTGATGTTCCCGGCGATGCATTTAAGACCGTAAAGAATGATGAAAAACTGGTGGCCGATCTTTCGAACAAATACAGCGATACTTCCGTATATTTTCCCAATGGCAAGGAAAGTTTTGATGAAGGTCTGAAGGTCGTTGATTTGAGTGTTTTTGCAAATTACAAGGAAGCATACACCAAGTTGATGATCGACCTGACAGCACTTTGTATAACAAGTATTAATCTTGCTGTCCCGGAAAATGATGAAACAGAGATTCTTTATGTTTCAGGTGGTTTTGCACGTAATCCGATTTTTATAGAGTTGCTGAAAAAAAGTTTTCCTGCTAAAAAAGTGCTGATATCAGAAATTGACAATTCGAGCGCACTTGGAGCTGCAATGGTAATTGCAGATACTTTGTCGGAGGCCGATGTTGCAAACCTTGATCTGGGAATTCAGGAGTAA
- a CDS encoding NUDIX domain-containing protein translates to MTAKHHIITSDLLDHISLDCVIFGFHDDELKVLMLRLKRSDTYALPGGFMKHEETLEQAAERTLKERTGLDNIFLRQFKVFSDPNRGKGVKRDPDFEKNESPEVVAFFKKRFISVGFYALVEFSEVDPQPDALSESCQWISPLANIDMFLDHKDIIDKALRTLRLQLNQQPIGLKLLPKKFTMPQLQKLYETILGHELDRRNFQRKILSYKILNKLNERKTGGAHKAPYLYEFNMESYQKALEDGLSGSW, encoded by the coding sequence TTGACGGCTAAACATCATATCATCACTTCAGACCTGCTCGATCACATCTCTTTGGATTGTGTAATTTTCGGATTTCATGATGACGAATTAAAGGTTCTAATGCTTCGGTTAAAACGATCAGATACATACGCTTTACCGGGAGGTTTTATGAAACACGAAGAAACATTGGAACAAGCAGCGGAAAGAACACTTAAAGAGCGTACCGGGCTTGATAACATTTTTTTGCGACAGTTTAAAGTTTTTAGTGATCCGAACAGGGGAAAAGGAGTAAAAAGAGATCCCGATTTCGAAAAAAACGAATCTCCTGAAGTTGTTGCTTTCTTCAAAAAGCGTTTCATTTCTGTAGGATTTTATGCCCTGGTTGAATTCTCGGAAGTAGATCCACAACCAGACGCGCTCTCAGAAAGCTGTCAGTGGATAAGTCCACTTGCGAATATAGATATGTTTCTTGATCACAAAGATATTATTGACAAAGCATTGAGGACCTTGCGACTACAACTCAATCAGCAACCGATTGGATTAAAGCTATTGCCAAAGAAATTCACAATGCCGCAGCTACAAAAGTTGTACGAAACAATATTAGGACACGAACTCGACCGACGCAATTTTCAGCGAAAAATACTTTCGTATAAAATCCTGAACAAACTAAACGAGCGAAAAACGGGTGGCGCACATAAAGCTCCTTACTTGTACGAATTCAATATGGAAAGCTACCAAAAAGCCCTTGAGGATGGATTAAGCGGTAGCTGGTAG
- a CDS encoding AraC family transcriptional regulator: MNEYFKYLTTSEEDINWGLYLKVAGYARIKPDTLYPPREHPSEYYFEWKNGRTLHEFQLNYITEGNGVFENANGKFQVKPGSLILIFPNEWHRYRPMKKTGWVENYVGFNGHIANQLLIHPTFSSQQPVIQCGIREEIIDTYLKISDLVEKERPGYQQIASGMVVKLLGYIISVEKRKGFSGKQISKVIEEVRFLMRQNADQEFNLEELAHQHNVGYSYFRKMFKKYTGVSPGQYHLQLRIIRAKELLISTDKSIKEISIELGFQTIHYFSLIFKKKVGLTPSEFRKRTL, translated from the coding sequence ATGAACGAGTATTTTAAATATCTAACAACAAGTGAAGAAGATATAAACTGGGGTTTATATTTAAAGGTGGCCGGGTATGCACGTATAAAACCAGACACATTGTATCCTCCCAGAGAGCATCCATCTGAATATTATTTTGAATGGAAAAACGGACGGACCCTTCATGAGTTTCAGTTGAACTACATTACAGAAGGTAATGGTGTTTTTGAAAATGCCAACGGGAAATTCCAGGTAAAGCCGGGAAGTTTAATACTAATTTTTCCGAACGAATGGCATCGTTATCGACCAATGAAAAAAACCGGTTGGGTAGAAAACTATGTTGGTTTTAACGGGCATATTGCCAACCAACTTTTAATACACCCGACTTTTTCGTCGCAGCAACCTGTTATTCAATGTGGTATTCGCGAAGAAATAATCGATACCTATTTAAAGATAAGCGACCTGGTTGAAAAAGAACGGCCGGGTTACCAGCAAATCGCATCGGGCATGGTAGTAAAACTGCTGGGTTATATTATTTCAGTTGAAAAACGAAAAGGATTTTCAGGAAAGCAAATTTCGAAAGTAATTGAAGAAGTACGTTTTTTGATGCGTCAAAATGCCGACCAGGAATTTAATCTAGAAGAACTGGCGCATCAGCACAATGTTGGTTATTCGTATTTCCGTAAAATGTTTAAAAAATATACCGGTGTTTCGCCCGGCCAGTATCATTTGCAACTCCGTATAATCAGAGCTAAAGAATTACTGATCTCCACTGATAAAAGTATTAAAGAAATCAGTATTGAGCTTGGCTTTCAAACCATTCACTATTTCAGTTTGATTTTTAAGAAAAAAGTTGGATTGACACCTTCCGAATTTCGCAAGCGTACACTATAA
- a CDS encoding L-rhamnose isomerase, with translation MSELIKKAYEIAKEQYAAIGVDTDAAIAKMKDVNISLHCWQTDDVGGFETADGELSGGIQTTGNYPGKATTIEQMRGDLEKVLSLLPGKQRLNLHAIYGDFQGEKVDRDEIEVKHFQSWIDWCKAQGIGMDFNATCFSHDRAADGFTLSSKNEENRKFWVEHVKRCRAISAEAGKQLGTPCVHNTWIPDGTKDIPVDRNGYRALLKKSLDEALETEYPTEHMKDAVESKLFGIGVESMTVGSHDFYLGYAIKNNKLICLDNGHFHPTEQVGDKISSVLQFVDEVLLHVTRPVRWDSDHVVTLNEDVQLIASEIMRNDFLDRVNIGLDFFDASINRIGAYVTGTRAAMKAFLIAALEPTKDMIAIEEAGQNFERLAMLEELKTMPFSAVWDYYCLQEGVPTGMGYISEIQEYEKDVLLKR, from the coding sequence ATGAGTGAATTAATTAAAAAGGCTTATGAAATAGCCAAAGAGCAATATGCTGCCATTGGCGTTGATACCGATGCTGCCATTGCAAAAATGAAAGACGTAAATATCTCGTTACACTGCTGGCAAACCGATGATGTTGGTGGTTTTGAAACTGCCGATGGTGAGCTTTCCGGAGGTATTCAAACAACCGGTAACTATCCGGGTAAGGCAACAACCATTGAACAAATGCGTGGCGACCTTGAAAAAGTACTTTCACTTCTTCCTGGAAAACAACGTTTGAATTTGCATGCTATTTATGGCGATTTTCAGGGTGAAAAAGTTGATCGCGATGAGATTGAAGTGAAGCATTTCCAAAGCTGGATTGACTGGTGTAAAGCACAGGGAATTGGTATGGATTTTAATGCCACTTGTTTCTCTCACGACCGTGCTGCCGATGGATTTACTTTATCGAGCAAAAACGAGGAAAACCGTAAGTTTTGGGTTGAGCACGTAAAACGTTGTCGTGCTATTTCTGCCGAGGCCGGTAAACAATTGGGTACACCATGTGTACACAATACCTGGATTCCTGACGGAACAAAAGATATTCCGGTTGACAGAAACGGATACCGTGCATTGCTGAAAAAATCACTTGACGAAGCATTGGAAACTGAGTATCCAACAGAGCATATGAAAGATGCTGTTGAAAGTAAATTGTTTGGTATTGGAGTTGAGTCGATGACTGTTGGTTCGCACGATTTCTACCTGGGTTATGCCATTAAAAACAATAAATTAATTTGTTTGGACAACGGTCACTTCCACCCAACAGAACAAGTTGGAGATAAAATATCATCAGTACTTCAGTTTGTTGATGAGGTGTTGTTGCACGTTACTCGTCCGGTACGTTGGGACTCTGACCACGTTGTAACTTTAAACGAAGATGTTCAGTTGATCGCTTCAGAAATCATGCGTAACGATTTCCTTGATCGCGTAAATATTGGTCTCGATTTCTTCGATGCTTCTATTAACCGTATTGGTGCTTATGTAACAGGTACTCGTGCCGCTATGAAAGCTTTCCTTATTGCCGCTCTTGAGCCAACAAAAGATATGATTGCCATTGAGGAAGCCGGTCAGAATTTCGAGCGTTTGGCAATGTTGGAAGAGCTGAAAACAATGCCATTCAGCGCAGTTTGGGATTACTACTGCTTGCAGGAAGGTGTTCCAACCGGTATGGGTTATATTTCTGAGATTCAGGAATACGAAAAGGATGTTTTATTAAAAAGATAA
- the rhaT gene encoding L-rhamnose/proton symporter RhaT, protein MDFIIGLAIIAVGSFGQSSSYVPINKVKNWSWESFWLTQGVFAWLVFPLLGALLAVPAGHSLGEILTSGGDAMWKTIGYGVLWGVGGLTFGLSMRYLGIALGQSIALGTCSAFGTIIPALMEGTDLFHGKGLVLLIAVSIALAGIAIIGYAGSLRAKNMSEEERKAAIKDFALGKGLLVALLAGVMSACFSLGLAAGQPIADAAAGMGAKALFVTLPATLLVTIGGFVTNAVYCLYQNVKNKTIKDYISVPGNVLINNLLFCALAGGLWYSQFFGLGVGKSFFQEGSVIMVFSWSILMSLNVTFSNVWGIILKEWKGVGSKTWTVLIVGLIILIFSTFVINF, encoded by the coding sequence ATGGATTTTATAATTGGATTGGCGATTATCGCCGTCGGAAGTTTTGGGCAATCTAGCTCATACGTTCCAATTAACAAGGTAAAAAATTGGTCGTGGGAAAGCTTCTGGTTAACACAAGGTGTTTTTGCCTGGTTAGTATTTCCTTTATTAGGCGCATTACTTGCCGTACCTGCAGGACATTCATTAGGCGAAATTCTTACAAGTGGCGGTGATGCCATGTGGAAAACAATAGGTTATGGCGTGCTTTGGGGAGTTGGTGGTTTGACTTTCGGATTGAGTATGCGTTACCTCGGAATCGCTCTTGGCCAGTCAATTGCATTGGGTACTTGTTCGGCATTCGGTACAATTATTCCGGCGCTTATGGAAGGAACCGATCTTTTTCACGGAAAAGGGTTGGTACTTTTAATAGCTGTAAGTATTGCCCTCGCAGGTATTGCAATTATCGGTTATGCCGGTAGTTTGCGTGCAAAAAACATGTCGGAAGAAGAGCGAAAAGCAGCCATTAAGGATTTTGCCTTAGGTAAAGGATTGTTGGTTGCATTGCTTGCCGGTGTAATGAGTGCATGCTTTAGCCTTGGTCTTGCGGCCGGTCAGCCAATTGCTGATGCTGCTGCCGGAATGGGAGCGAAAGCGCTTTTTGTTACCTTGCCTGCAACACTTTTGGTAACTATCGGTGGATTTGTTACCAATGCTGTTTACTGCCTGTATCAGAATGTTAAAAACAAAACCATCAAAGATTATATATCAGTTCCGGGAAATGTATTGATTAACAACTTGCTGTTTTGTGCGCTTGCAGGTGGTTTATGGTACTCGCAATTCTTTGGACTTGGAGTTGGTAAAAGCTTCTTTCAGGAGGGTAGTGTGATCATGGTGTTCTCATGGAGTATATTAATGTCGTTGAACGTAACATTCAGCAACGTTTGGGGTATTATTCTGAAGGAATGGAAAGGTGTTGGTTCGAAAACATGGACTGTTTTGATCGTTGGATTGATCATACTCATCTTCTCAACTTTCGTAATCAACTTCTAA
- a CDS encoding class II aldolase/adducin family protein translates to MRKLNTKWMHPRDQIIMIIDKIYKGGLTTTSGGNISIIDENGDVWVTPSAIDKGTLRATDIVCVKKDGTIEGRHKPSSEYPFHIAIYKCRPEITAVIHAHPPALVSFSIVRQIPDTNVIPQAKHVCGPIGYAPYALPGSNELGDVIADEFAKGVNAVIMENHGTVVGGADLSDAYQRFETMEFCARTLINGSTIGKPNYLTDEQIDAFENQIPRLLPEMKKVEHPSEERAIREMIQRIVLRACDQGMMISSYGTVSVRWKGDDFLITPTNVARWDIQLKDIVQIKDGKREPGKIPSRSTWLHQEIYKRFPHVNSIILTQTPYLMAYSVTGEKIDVRTIPESWIFLQDIPNVPFGSHFAGEETILNTLGENTPAVIINNDSVLVTGGKLLGTFDKLEVAEFSAKSLTMGASLGKLVPINQEQIEDLRKKFLS, encoded by the coding sequence ATGAGAAAGTTGAATACGAAATGGATGCATCCGCGCGACCAGATTATCATGATTATTGATAAGATTTACAAGGGTGGATTGACAACAACTTCCGGAGGTAATATTTCAATTATCGATGAAAATGGTGATGTTTGGGTAACGCCTTCGGCCATTGATAAAGGTACGTTGCGCGCTACAGATATTGTTTGCGTGAAAAAGGACGGAACCATTGAGGGGCGTCATAAACCGTCGTCGGAATACCCGTTTCACATTGCCATTTATAAATGCCGTCCGGAGATTACAGCTGTAATTCACGCGCACCCGCCGGCATTGGTTTCGTTTAGTATCGTTCGTCAAATTCCTGATACCAATGTAATTCCGCAGGCAAAACATGTTTGCGGGCCAATAGGCTATGCGCCTTACGCCTTGCCCGGAAGTAATGAGTTAGGCGATGTAATTGCCGATGAGTTTGCCAAAGGGGTGAATGCCGTTATTATGGAAAATCATGGAACAGTGGTTGGCGGTGCCGATTTAAGTGATGCTTATCAGCGTTTCGAAACTATGGAATTTTGTGCCCGCACTTTAATTAATGGTAGCACAATCGGCAAACCCAATTATTTAACGGATGAGCAGATCGATGCATTTGAAAACCAGATTCCTCGCCTGTTGCCGGAGATGAAGAAAGTGGAGCATCCATCCGAGGAACGTGCCATACGCGAAATGATACAGCGTATAGTTTTACGCGCCTGCGATCAGGGAATGATGATCAGTTCGTATGGTACCGTTTCGGTGCGCTGGAAAGGCGATGATTTTCTAATTACGCCAACCAATGTAGCACGCTGGGATATTCAGTTAAAAGACATTGTGCAGATTAAAGATGGTAAACGCGAGCCCGGGAAAATTCCAAGTCGATCTACCTGGTTGCACCAGGAAATTTACAAGCGTTTCCCGCACGTAAATTCCATTATTCTTACGCAAACACCTTACCTGATGGCTTATAGTGTAACGGGTGAGAAGATTGATGTTCGAACTATTCCGGAGAGTTGGATCTTTTTGCAGGATATTCCAAATGTACCATTTGGTTCGCACTTTGCAGGCGAAGAAACCATTTTAAATACCTTGGGAGAAAATACTCCCGCGGTGATTATTAACAACGATTCAGTACTGGTAACAGGGGGTAAATTGTTGGGAACATTCGATAAACTCGAAGTTGCAGAGTTTAGTGCCAAATCACTTACAATGGGAGCATCGCTTGGGAAACTCGTCCCGATCAATCAGGAGCAGATTGAAGACTTAAGAAAGAAATTTTTATCGTAA
- a CDS encoding ABC transporter ATP-binding protein: protein MIQVENLVFQYPGNDDPTLKGLDFSIAKGEIFGFLGPSGAGKSTAQKVLYKILEGYRGEVNIDGKNLSEWNNSYFERIGVGFELPNHYLKLTGKENLELFAAFYPNGKQKNSAELFEMVDLLDAMDKPVETYSKGMKMRLNFIRAIQHDPDILFFDEPTTGLDPVNAHKIKQHILDLKNRGKTIFVTTHSMETADGICDRVSFIVDGKLVLTDTPRNLKSRYGKEAVKVDLKSGKSEEFPLKDLGANPNFLDFLKEDEVKRIHTLEATLEEVFIRVTGKSLGNE from the coding sequence ATGATACAGGTTGAAAATTTAGTGTTTCAATACCCCGGAAATGATGACCCGACATTAAAAGGTCTTGATTTTTCTATTGCGAAAGGCGAGATATTTGGTTTTCTCGGTCCTTCGGGAGCTGGAAAAAGTACTGCGCAAAAAGTGTTGTATAAAATTCTGGAAGGCTACAGAGGGGAGGTAAATATTGATGGGAAAAATCTTTCGGAGTGGAACAATTCGTATTTCGAACGTATTGGTGTTGGCTTTGAGTTGCCCAATCATTACCTGAAGTTAACAGGAAAAGAAAACTTGGAGCTGTTCGCTGCTTTTTACCCGAATGGTAAACAAAAAAACAGTGCGGAACTTTTCGAAATGGTTGATCTGCTGGATGCGATGGACAAGCCGGTTGAAACTTATTCAAAAGGAATGAAAATGCGCCTGAATTTCATCCGAGCCATTCAGCACGATCCTGATATTTTGTTTTTTGATGAGCCAACCACCGGCCTCGATCCGGTAAATGCACATAAAATAAAACAACACATTCTGGACCTGAAAAACCGTGGCAAAACCATTTTTGTAACCACACACAGCATGGAGACCGCCGATGGTATTTGCGATCGTGTGTCGTTTATTGTTGATGGTAAACTCGTGCTCACCGATACGCCGCGCAACCTGAAAAGCCGTTACGGAAAAGAAGCTGTTAAGGTTGATTTGAAAAGTGGCAAATCAGAAGAGTTTCCGCTGAAAGATCTTGGTGCAAATCCGAATTTTCTGGACTTTTTAAAAGAGGATGAGGTAAAGCGCATTCATACCCTTGAAGCTACTTTAGAGGAAGTTTTTATTCGTGTAACCGGAAAATCACTTGGCAATGAATAG